CCTGAAAAATCTTTCCCGAACCTCGCCCAAGCCTTGAACTCCGAGGTTGAGGCAGGGCTTACAGCAACTGACCTCGCTCCCCCTCCTACATCATTCGCTGTTATAGCAAAACACGAATTTGGAAAAGGCTTTGGAAATTTGAAGGTAGCCCCGTTTTCGTTAGAGTTTTCAGGGACTTCATTTCTTCCGCATTGGATTATCATAGTTCCTATTCGGAAGTAAGTATTTTCAGAACTGAACAAATTTTCCAATCTGTCCACATTTGGCTTATTAGAAATTGCTCTAAATTTTGAACTTTCATTATACGTCAAATCAGTATCTGCTATACACTCATAGTAAAATTTTGTAACATTATCAAAGTAAAATTTCCCCTTAATTTTATTCCCAATATCTTGTATATTTCCACCAAATTCCAGTCCTATTATTTTCTCCAAAGCTGATATTTCTAGATAAGATTTATCAGCAACTTCTCTTGTTAGATAAGTCATAGAGTTATCTATTGTCACATTTAAAGTTGCAGCCTGATCGATTATAATAATGCACTTCTCAACAATATCAATAGCATTCTTTCCATTGTAAACTGGGATATAATCTCCATCAGTCCCTTTATTGTATGCATATAAAATTTCTGTTCCTGAATCGTCCTGAGCATATATTCCCATTTCTGATATTTTATAAGAATTTGTTATTGTGCTTTCTCCTGTACCAGTTTTATTTGAAACAATGAAAGTAAATTCCACTATTCCATTTTCTTTTCTTTCGTAACTGTTCACAGGGAATTCATTTCTTTTATCCAGTAAATCTGTTAATTCCCTGTCATTTCCTGTGTTGTATCCAGCTCCAATCTTAAATTTTGTGATATTTATTTTAGTCTCGTTATTTATTGCCTTTGCAAGAAGCTCCCTTCCTTTATTAGTCAATATCCAACCTATGTAATTAGCCATACTACCTCCTTATCTAATCCCTATTGTATTTTCTTTTACAGTTACATTTATTATTCCTTCACTTAAATTCTGTTCCATCCAAGGAAGTTCAAAATCTCTTTCATTCAGAATATTAATCACTTGTTTTTCAGAAAAAATTCCTACATATTTACCCAAATTTGAGCTTCTTTCAAACGTCAACGCTTCCAGCCAGCTACGTTCGTTCTTGTATTCGTTTACAACATCAAGAACTTTCAGATAATCTTTTTCATCTTTAAGTTCTCCCAAAGTAGATATTTTAAAATATCCTGGTCGACCACCATACTCAAACCATTCTTTTATTTCTGCATTTCCAAAAAGAATTTTACAAATAGCCTTTACACTTCCAAGTGTTCCTTTGTTAAAATGGGCTATTACTGCTATTTTTACCAATTCTCTCTTGCTTTCAAGACTGACATTTTCTCCAACATAATCTACGTGATATTCCCACAATAAATAATCAATTTCCGTTTCACTTAATTTATCAATATCAAGAAAAAATTTGCTTATTATTCTGTTTTTCTGTTGTTTTATTGCATAATCTATTGATTCGTATATCCATTTTGTTGTTTTATCTGTAAGAGTCGATTTTGCGGCAATATCAGTTAACTTTAAATCTTGTACAGTTATCATAACTCTTCAACTCCTTGATAGTTACTTGTTATACCGTTATTTATTCCAACCTGGTTAAAATTCAATTTTTGGAATACAGGGCTTCTTAGTACCACTCTTTTTACTCCAGCTATTTTTAATCTTTTAATCAGTTCATCTGGATTTATATCCTTGCCTATCTTCTCTTTCTGCCATTCAACATATTCCTGGACCGTTTTGTCTACGTTAGATTTGATAACATTTACAAGAGTTTCGTTATCTTTGTCAATATAATAGTCAAAATCTATTAAATAATTAATTTTATTCGGCTCTTTAATATTCACGTTGTCAGTCAGAGGACGTACATTTTCTTCATTAAGTACCGCCTTTACCTTTTCCTTGAGTTCTTGGCTTACAGCACCTATGTCAGTCCATATATAGATATCTACATTGGTTGCTGAGGGCGAATGGACTTTAACATCTATAATGTTTGTGCTTGCTGTCTTAGTCCAAAAAGTGTATGCTCCCGAACTTCCAGCTGTGGTAAAGCTTTCAGGGATTTCCCTTATTCTCTCTCTGTAGCTTTCATCTGCTTCTTTATTTGTCCCTGAATTACTTTCTGTAATGTTTTCAACCTTTGCATAATTAGGAAATATATCGACCATATCCTTAATTTGCCCAACTGGGATACCGTTTCCAATAATTCCAAGCGTATTACATGTAGCTTTTCCGTCAACTGACAGATTTCCTTTTGTTATCTTGTATTCCTCATCTGTTTCAAAATAAAGCTCATTGTATCTAATTCTTGAGCCTTTTGGGATTACAGTATCCGTTGTTTGGATGCTTGAAATATAGAATCTAAATGTAGCTACTGCTGGCTGTTCGATAAGCCTTTTACCTCTGTTTCCGTAAAATTCCCCTTTTAGATCCAGCCTTTCATCCCTTGCAAACCTTAAATAATTCTGCTTAATATCATCGTTGTATTTTTCTTCTAGTAAAGCCAGCTGATACGCTACTGTACTGAAAATTAATGTCTCAGGGCTTGCTTCTGTCAAACTCCTTCCGCTAAGTTCCTGGAATTTGTTAATCATATCTCTTTTTATTTCCCATGCATCGCTGTCTATCGCTTCATATTCCTCAAAATTATCCAATATTTATCACCTCAATTCCCAGTTCAATATCAAAATCATTATTGTGTTTATCTATCATTTTTATTTCTGTGGTTTTTAAAATTGCCCTCGGCTCATATTTTCTAAACATCTCAAGCAACTGAGACATTATTTTATTTTCCACTACATTTATATTTTTATCTATCAAGTCACTATCAAAAC
The sequence above is a segment of the Leptotrichia trevisanii DSM 22070 genome. Coding sequences within it:
- a CDS encoding phage tail protein I encodes the protein MITVQDLKLTDIAAKSTLTDKTTKWIYESIDYAIKQQKNRIISKFFLDIDKLSETEIDYLLWEYHVDYVGENVSLESKRELVKIAVIAHFNKGTLGSVKAICKILFGNAEIKEWFEYGGRPGYFKISTLGELKDEKDYLKVLDVVNEYKNERSWLEALTFERSSNLGKYVGIFSEKQVINILNERDFELPWMEQNLSEGIINVTVKENTIGIR
- a CDS encoding baseplate assembly protein — encoded protein: MINKFQELSGRSLTEASPETLIFSTVAYQLALLEEKYNDDIKQNYLRFARDERLDLKGEFYGNRGKRLIEQPAVATFRFYISSIQTTDTVIPKGSRIRYNELYFETDEEYKITKGNLSVDGKATCNTLGIIGNGIPVGQIKDMVDIFPNYAKVENITESNSGTNKEADESYRERIREIPESFTTAGSSGAYTFWTKTASTNIIDVKVHSPSATNVDIYIWTDIGAVSQELKEKVKAVLNEENVRPLTDNVNIKEPNKINYLIDFDYYIDKDNETLVNVIKSNVDKTVQEYVEWQKEKIGKDINPDELIKRLKIAGVKRVVLRSPVFQKLNFNQVGINNGITSNYQGVEEL
- a CDS encoding gp53-like domain-containing protein, coding for MANYIGWILTNKGRELLAKAINNETKINITKFKIGAGYNTGNDRELTDLLDKRNEFPVNSYERKENGIVEFTFIVSNKTGTGESTITNSYKISEMGIYAQDDSGTEILYAYNKGTDGDYIPVYNGKNAIDIVEKCIIIIDQAATLNVTIDNSMTYLTREVADKSYLEISALEKIIGLEFGGNIQDIGNKIKGKFYFDNVTKFYYECIADTDLTYNESSKFRAISNKPNVDRLENLFSSENTYFRIGTMIIQCGRNEVPENSNENGATFKFPKPFPNSCFAITANDVGGGARSVAVSPASTSEFKAWARFGKDFSG